A segment of the Candidatus Methylarchaceae archaeon HK02M2 genome:
TACAATAGGTCAAAAGTTAAACGATCATCAGGTGAACAGTTAGATTTCATTATAGATTTGGTAAAAAAGTATGACCTATTTTATTTGGAGGATCCTTTCCATGAGGAATCTTATGATGAATTTGCTGAATTGACAAAGAAACTAAGTGGAGTTTATATTGTGGGTGATGATATCTTCGTAACTAATACTGCACGTTTATTAAAAGGTGTTAAAATCGGTTCTGGCAATGCTGCCATTTTAAAGGTAAATCAAGTAGGAACCTTAGGAGATGCTATGGAATTCGCCGCAAATGCATGGGAACATAATTATGCATTAATAACTTCCCATAGATCTGGCGATACTCCTGATAATCACTTAGCCCATATAGCAATAGCAACTGGGTCAAAGATGATTAAATGTGGCGTAGTAGGGGGAGAACGCTTATCAAAACTTAATGAGCTATTAAGGATAGATGAAGAGACAGGCGGATACAATATGGCAAATTTGGAGGTATGATTTTTGGTCTATAAAAAGAACTTTGAAGAAAAGGATGAAAGAGGCGCGTCTGAAAAGCCAATAATCGACCAATTACCAGAGAGAGCTTTACTAGCAACTGGTATTAGGGTTGGAACAGTAGTTAAAACCAAAGACATGGAGAATTTTGTGGGTAGAACAAGACCAGATGGTCTACACATCTTAGATCTCAATAAAATTTTATCAAGAATTGATATAGCTGGAAAGTTCATAGCAAGGTCTGATATCAAACGAGCCGTTGTAAGTTCTACAAGAGAGTATGGTAAGACGCCTGTCACGATGTTCTGCTCATTAACTGGGGCAATTCCTATAGTAGGAAGATTTATGCCTGGTACATTTACGAACCCACTTTTTCTTGGGCATATCGATCCAGAATTAGCAATAGTAACAGACCCATTAATAGATGCTCAAGTAGTAGACGAGGCATCTAACATAGGTGTGCCTGTAATTGCGATATGCGACACCGATAATGTTACTTCTAATGTAGATTTGATAATTCCTGGAAACAACAGAGGTAGAAGGGCGCTAGCTGCAATCTTCTGGTTATTAGCTAAAGTAGTTTTAATTAGCTCAGGAGCTTTATCACCTGATAAGCAATTTGAATATTCAATAGAAGACTTTGAGACCAAAGTTATCGAAGAGGGAACGAAATGAGATTAAGGCATCCTGCTGTAGCAGGTCTTTTTTATCCTTCAAATC
Coding sequences within it:
- the rpsB gene encoding 30S ribosomal protein S2 translates to MVYKKNFEEKDERGASEKPIIDQLPERALLATGIRVGTVVKTKDMENFVGRTRPDGLHILDLNKILSRIDIAGKFIARSDIKRAVVSSTREYGKTPVTMFCSLTGAIPIVGRFMPGTFTNPLFLGHIDPELAIVTDPLIDAQVVDEASNIGVPVIAICDTDNVTSNVDLIIPGNNRGRRALAAIFWLLAKVVLISSGALSPDKQFEYSIEDFETKVIEEGTK